Proteins from one Porites lutea chromosome 3, jaPorLute2.1, whole genome shotgun sequence genomic window:
- the LOC140930625 gene encoding uncharacterized protein, whose protein sequence is MHQLTLRDEYSHPQLDESGHYSEIDTSLYQTDSQASSSSESSNGDDPQISSQVTRRSLLNDFLRSCNAHTVGLYKKQWEAASERTRASHVSKAKSVIVSGLNVIAPGDAGYLWEAVKKSGSVEKVLGIGERQEDRKYLKALAESYQNASTWETRRQILSIMADLITFKRILNYIPGITKYRFKMARQHSLQYGRGALPARAKSPRMRVENKQLDHFLTYITSPHVIQDLPFGQQYLRLSSGKILETPNVIRAMIPNRLVKQYQAYCEETNFTPFSPTTMLRVLSACGATVRKSLQGLDYIASDRAKGFEALCGIVDQLKERGLDRETAKKWKVSLREGKQYLKADYKVHVSESSSVADHCSGYALSDSKDDELRSQCSHNHDIQCSQCESLSNVLFSIKTFLTESTFVPEELEDVLYTHSHAVQAIHSWKAHQLRCVRQDTARKACLSALDETSVLITQDWAMKFLPLKYRENQSDWYGKRGISWHISVIARKMRGLLESQSFVHIVENTSQDSSVVVRIIEHTLRSLKEENPRINRAFLRQDNAGCYHSSAIIASCTLMKANTGIDVCRVDFSDPQGGKGACDRKAATIKAHVRRYVNEGHDVQNAEQLQTAILSNGGVTGVRVTVVNAAVSACELPQVKLDGISTLNNFEYCKDKLTVWRAFNVGNGREISQTKVQGKKNIRA, encoded by the exons ATGCACCAGCTGACCTTAAGAGACGAATACTCTCATCCACAGCTTGACGAATCAGGACACTACTCCGAGATCGACACTAGCCTGTATCAAACGGACTCTCAAGCGAGCAGCAGCAGCGAGAGTTCTAACGGCGATGATCCACAAATTAGTAGTCAAGTAACAAGACGTTCTCTGTTGAACGATTTCTTACGTTCATGTAACGCTCATACAGTCGGGTTATACAAAAAGCAATGGGAGGCAGCCAGCGAACGTACTAGAGCAAGCCATGTGTCAAAGGCGAAGTCAGTTATTGTTTCTGGCCTTAACGTTATTGCTCCAGGAGACGCAGGCTACCTCTGGGAGGCCGTGAAAAAATCTGGCTCAGTCGAGAAGGTACTTGGCATCGGTGAACGACAAGAAGACCGAAAATATCTAAAGGCACTGGCGGAGTCTTACCAAAATGCATCTACCTGGGAAACAAGGCGTCAGATATTATCAATCATGGCAGACCTGATAACGTTTAAGCGTATCCTAAACTACATTCCAGGGATCACCAAATACCGGTTCAAAATGGCAAGACAGCACTCTCTTCAATATGGGCGGGGTGCCTTGCCAGCCCGAGCAAAAAGTCCTAGGATGAGAGTAGAAAATAAACAGTTGGATCACTTTTTGACTTACATAACTAGCCCGCATGTGATCCAGGATCTTCCTTTTGGGCAGCAATATCTCCGCCTATCTTCTGGAAAGATACTAGAAACCCCAAATGTCATTAGGGCGATGATCCCTAACAGGCTAGTAAAGCAGTACCAGGCTTATTGCGAGGAGACGAATTTCACTCCATTCAGCCCAACAACGATGTTAAGAGTCCTGTCTGCCTGCGGGGCGACCGTAAGGAAGTCCTTGCAAGGGCTCGACTACATTGCTTCGGATCGCGCGAAAGGGTTTGAAGCTTTGTGTGGAATAGTGGACCAACTTAAAGAGAGAGGTCTGGACAGAGAGACTGCCAAAAAATGGAAAGTGTCTCTGAGGGAAGGCAAGCAGTATCTGAAGGCTGATTATAAG GTTCATGTATCCGAGTCCTCCTCGGTTGCAGACCATTGCAGCGGATACGCTCTCAGCGATAGTAAGGACGATGAACTAAGATCCCAATGCTCTCATAATCATGACATTCAGTGTTCACAGTGTGAAAGTCTCAGTAATgttcttttttcaattaaaacaTTCTTGACTGAGTCAACGTTTGTACCTGAAGAACTAGAAGACGTCTTGTACACGCATAGTCATGCAGTCCAGGCAATCCACTCCTGGAAAGCACATCAACTCAGGTGTGTCAGGCAAGATACAGCAAGGAAGGCGTGCTTGAGCGCTTTAGATGAGACCTCTGTACTCATAACACAAGATTGGGCTATGAAGTTTTTACCGCTCAAATATAGAGAAAACCAATCAGATTGGTACGGGAAACGAGGAATATCGTGGCATATAAGTGTCATCGCAAGAAAAATGAGAGGGCTTTTAGAAAGTCAGTCCTTCGTCCACATAGTTGAGAATACATCACAAGACAGCTCAGTTGTAGTGCGAATTATTGAGCACACCTTAAGGTCGCTGAAAGAGGAGAATCCTAGAATCAACAGAGCATTTCTACGGCAAGATAACGCGGGATGTTATCACAGTTCTGCTATAATAGCATCATGCACCCTAATGAAGGCAAACACTGGGATAGACGTTTGCAGAGTAGATTTCAGTGACCCTCAAGGAGGCAAGGGGGCTTGTGACCGAAAAGCCGCGACTATCAAGGCCCATGTCCGCAGGTATGTAAATGAGGGCCACGACGTGCAAAATGCTGAACAGCTTCAAACAGCTATCCTGTCTAATGGAGGTGTCACCGGGGTTCGCGTTACTGTTGTTAATGCTGCCGTTTCCGCCTGTGAACTGCCTCAAGTAAAACTCGATGGTATCAGCACATTAAACAACTTTGAGTACTGCAAAGACAAGTTGACAGTTTGGAGAGCTTTCAACGTCGGAAATGGAAGGGAGATCAGCCAAACGAAAgttcaaggtaaaaaaaatatacggGCATAG